The Rhododendron vialii isolate Sample 1 chromosome 1a, ASM3025357v1 region CTAACACCACTCACACGTGATGAAATTTTAGCTTTGGTCCCAGCATAGATATAGTGAAATTCTTTACTGATAGTGGTGTGATGTGACCGGGTAATACTTCTTGTTGGAGTTATAATTTCATTTTGatgtaccaaaaataaaagaaaattaagataaaaagaaaagagaagaaaattattttcaagaGCCCACGTCGACCGTCGTCTGGACTTTTAGGACGCGGGGGTCAGCGGCCTAAAAGCCCAATCCAGTACGCGCtcctcccctccctccctctctctctctctctccgtcaaGCTGTTAGAAACGGTAGCTCTGGATCTTTTGGATGGAATAAAATAGGGGCGATTTCAAAATTCTGATCAATCGATTCACCaagtttccaaatcaaaatacCACAACAGCAGTTGAGGAATTCACACGCGAAAGAGCAACAGGACCATCCGATCCAACTCCGATCTTCGTCTTCACCGATCAGATCGTGTCCGCCTTTTCTTGGcatcaattcaattcaaaattttcattcttcGCTTCTTCTGAtctctttgagagagagagagagagagagagagagagagatggacaaAATGAAGAACATGTTGAAACCGAAACCTAGCCCCCAACAACAACTGAGGGACTGGCAAAGTCATCTCCGCAAAGAATGCCGCGGCATCGAGCGCCAAATCATAGGTAAATTTTCCTTAATTTATTCTCTatgtatttcttgttttttttaagcTTCTTCTGGCAATTTTGACGTATTGTGGAAGGGAAAGTCGATTACCAGTGAATCCACTAAATCTTTGGATTCATttgatttttcccttttgtGTTGTAGACATACAGAGAGAAGAGAAACGTGTGCAGAAAGCAATTAAAGATGCTGCTAAGAGAAATGATATGGGCTCTGCTAAGGTACTTGCAGCTCTTTTTTATACCCCGTACTATCTAATACTTCTCCGTCGCTACTGTTCAATTCAAGATTCATGTATGTACTTTGTATTGATGTCATTTCTTGTTGAATCTTGTAAAATTTGACTTCGGATACATTGCGAGTCCATGAACTCTGATTACAACAATTATAAACTTGATGGCTTGATGCTAAACAGTAACGTTGCAAATCAGATTACATGAAGTAGGATATGATTTTGGAATTAATTTTGTGTAGTGGCATTAGGTTAGGATACTCTGGTAACTGACAATCTGTTTGGTTGAGACCTAAACcagttgtttgtttgttcttcCGATAAAATTATGTCCTGCAAAATATTTGGAAGACAGAGTTCGGGAAACCCTAGGGCATCGAGTGGAATTAATTTTGTGTAGTGGCATTAATTTTGTGTAGTGGCCCAATCAGATTCCCGTAACTAAAACTTTCAACGGGAAAGTGATGTAGTGCGCCTAGAGGAGGAGTACCACTTAAGGCATCGAGTGGCATAATCGTGACGAGCTAACCTTGTCAGCTGAACCTTGCCGAGCTCACCTTGTGAACTGAGCTCCTGAGCTGACGCCTACTTAGGGCCAGTCTGTCGGGGTTAGCCCTTATGGGCGAGGCTTGATTGGGCCTAATCTGCCGTTTTGGAAAATATTCCGTTTGCTTATAACTTTTAGTAGGAAACTCCAATTCTGTCCGTTCTTTTTGGAGAagtcttatttttttcctttattttttgaacatgtAATAGTTTTGGGTTTTTACACAATTAGTGTTTTTTCGTTTTCCTACTAGGGTTAGGGCTTGCTGCCTtataataagttgtaagccttagggctaaacatttagtttttgattattattgaatgacaaagagtctagagagagtttctctaaaTTTATCCcgtttgtgattgtccttgttgcacGTTCGATCTTGTTTCGTATTATgccctgcatcagttggtaACAGAGCTTCAAGTTCCAAACCTGACCATGGCTGCAAGACGTGCAGTTGGAGGTCGAGGGGGATGAGGTGATTGTACAGCTTTTGTGGATGACGTTTATGAACGGGATGATGTCGCGCGAGAAGCACGAACAGAGGTGCGGATTCAACAACTCGAGCAGCGATTGGGGGACGCCATCGGTACCCTAGCCGATTAGGCTGCTGCCCTGGCTGTTGCAAGCCGGCCTCGCCGTTTTCTGATTCAATCTTGGTttccgaaagaggaggaggtaTCGGATGATGTTTCTATCACCATACCTTTGTTTGGTAACCATCAGTCAAAGAGGAGGACAAGGGCGGTTGTGGTTTGTAATCAGGATCGGCGACTTTGGAAGACTGGTTCAAAGATCAACTTTCCTGAGTTCAAGAAAGGTATGACACCAGAAAAAATCTTAAAGGTTAGTACAGGAGAAAAAAAAGTCATAGAAGAATTTCTAGTTGAGGGAGACGTAGGAGACTTTCTTGATGATGTGTTAGAGGAAGAGTCTGATAAAATATTTTCGGACAATAATCCGTTGTCGTTTCAGTTAGAAATTGATTGGGAGTCACCTCCAAAATATGATGAGTACCCGGACGATGAGTATGATATATGTGAACTTATCATTGTTGATGGTGCTCACGTTGCAATTCAAGAAACTGGAAGAATAGCTTTGCCTAAGAAAAATGCTTCTGAAGCTAGCCCACTATCCATTAGTGCAGCTAGTCTGATGGATATTTCTATTAATCAAGAGCAAGGTGATAAAGAATGTGCATTTGATTGCATCCCAGTCAAAGAACTAAATAACTTGAAGGAGCCAAGCTCTGTTTTTGCTAATGGCTCATGGGTTTTTCCGAGTAGTGAAATCCCACCAATCATAAGATGCGACAACCCTACTATGATCAATGGATTCTCTTTCCAAGATGGTAAAGTGACAGAAGATGGTAATTGGGTTTTCTATGGTGGAGCTTGGGATGGTTACTTTTTGGTTGTAGCCTCTTATACAAACGTGAATAGGGGTACAAAACTGATGGGAAAGATAAATTTGAGGTACAAAGCAGATGCCGATAATCAAAGACGTGCCAAGTTACTCCAAGCAAAACTTGAGGACGAGTTTTCTCAAGCGGGGGAGAATGATGCAGTGCGCCTAGAGGAGGAGTACCACTTAAGGCATCGAGTGGCATAATCGTGATGAGCTAACCTTGTCAGCTGAACCTTGCCGAGCTCACCTTGTGAGCTCACCCTTGCCGAGCTCACCTTGTAAGCTGAGCTTCTGAGCTGACGCCTACCTAGGGCCAGTCTGTCGGGGTTAGCCCTTATGGGCTAGGCATGATTGGGCCTAATCTGCCGTTTTGGAAAATATTCCGTTTGCTTATTACTTTTAGTAGGAAACACCAATTCTGTCCTTTCTTTTTGGAGAAgtcttattttttcctttattttctgaATATGTAATAGTTTTGGTTTTTCCGCAATTAGTGTTTTTTCGTTTTCCTACTAGGGTTTGGGCTTGCTGCCTTtataataagttgtaagccttagggctaaacatttagtttttgattattattgaatgacaaagagtctagagagagtttctctaaaTCTATCCcgtttgtgattgtccttgttgcacGTTCGATCTTGTTTTGTATTACGCCCTGCATCAGAAAGAGCCATAGAGGCATCCGTATCGATTTTGTTGACTACTTTTTTTTACTAACTTCAGTTTAAATATGGATAATGCATCTCATACCGAATTGTTATATGGCAAATCTCGTAGGTACTAACTTCAGTTTAAATGTGGATAATGCATCTCATTCCGAATTGTTATCTAGCAAATCTCGTAGGAGATCTTGAAACTCACTCCCCAACACTAATGACTGATACGATGAAATGTCACTTTGGTTCATGTCTACCTGGTCTTGGTTTTTTGGATAGAGGAAATTAGGCCCAAAACACAAAACTATGGGTGGGGTTGAATAAACCAAGTATTTGTTGCAGGGTCTGCAAGTGTTTCACCAAAGGGACATGTGGAAATGTGGAATGCTTGCAGGGATAGTTTAGAAAGCAACTAAGAATCTTTTGGTGCGCTGGAAAATATGACTTGAAGAAGAATCTctcagaagagagagaagaaattccCTTCATGGTGCTGGAAATGGAAAATGTGGAGTAGCAGAGTGAATATACCCTGCTATTGCTGTGGAAGAAATTTCAAGCAGAAGGTCAGCTAGTGTTTGTATGTTAGTAAATGAACTCTTAGGCATTGGTCGTCAGCCCATAACAGTCTCTATGAAAGTGCCACTCGCACTCAATGAAAGCCCAGAACTAGTGGGTTTGTTCACAATTGGTTATTCAATATAATAGTATTTATGTTTTTCTACTGCCAATCAGATAGGTAGGGGGGACGCCGAGTATTCATTGAGCTAAATCCTATGTTTATGATATTATTCTGGTGCCATCACACAGAGATCTGGggttgagagagattttgggTGCTCCCCTAACCTGATCAATCTGTTGCTACTATGTTGAGAGAGATTTGCATGCATCTGTGATCTTTTGCAGAATGTAATCTCCTTTTCCTAAATTTCAATTCTCTCTCCGTTTCTTTTTACCAAGTGAAATTTGGGTTTCAGGCACTTGCTAAGGAGATTGTGAGGTCAAGGCGAACTGTCAACCGTCTCTATGAAAACAAGGCACAACTAAATTCGATATCAATGCACCTTGGGGAGAGTGTTGGTACACAGCTTTCCATTATCTAAGCTAATTTGTTGCTTTCACATGTATATTATCATTTATCACCATTTGAGTGTTTTACTTATGACTTGAAAAAGTAGGTTGTTGTGATCATAGCCAACGTCTAGTGTAAGATTTGTATGAGATCCCTAATGAATGTAATTAGATTGCCTTATCATGTCTTGTCTAGGCAATCAAATAGTGTTACAAGGCTTTGTTTTATTTAGTTGACTCTTTTGAAAGCCCTTCACTTCTTCATTTGTCCAACAATTCCAACCCAGTCCTGATTGGGTTTCCATTACTTCCTGTACATTGAAAAAGTCCAGGctttgaaataatttttgctAATTCCAACCACAACATTTGTTCTTCTTGCAAGTACAGCATTCAAGCTCAGGAAGATTTAAAGAGATCCTGAAGCTTAACTATGCTTCTTTTACCATGTAGGAATAGGGATTGGGACTCTTATGGATACATGTAAAATAATTAGTGTCGTAAAAGTACCTGAAGCTTGGTTTTCTTCAGGTTTTTTGCATTTGGATTTGTGGAAGCATTGACCTGGTTTACTGGAATCATAACACAGTACTTTTCCCTAATAAAATCATGAGTTTTTGCTGATGTATAATTTATTAACACGAGAAGAAGCAGGTTTGACTAAAAGTCATAATAGGCACTTGATCATTGTTTGTAAATCTTTGTGGTGTTTGTTTCCTGTATTTTTCCATTATCCTGGTTCGTCATCTTTCCGAACATCTTCAAATTTCAGGAGTAACGTTGAAGTTtggcttaaaaataataaaatatctTCGCTAATATCTTTGGCTTGAGTTGCAGCAATTGCCCGTACAGTGGGACATTTGAACAAGAGTGCCGAGGTCATGAAGCTTGTCAATAACCTCATGAAGGCCCCAGAAATCGCGGTCACAATGCAAAATTTCAGCAAGGAAATGATCAAGGTGTCTTTACTTTTAGTGTTTCGCAACCAGAGTTATCAAAGATATTATAATTGCAGGGATGGAGCCTTTTTTGCGTTGCATCTTATTGAAATGCACAGTTGTAGTTCTTTTTAATGTGAGTTCCCGTAATTAAAGTGTTAATCCTTCTGCAACCATCACCAATTCCTCGGTCCTTTTAAAATGCATATTCTTTCAGTGGATACAAAATTTCCATTTACAACCTGCCCAATTAAAGGAAATTTGCTTGTATTTCACATTGAAAAATGCCTCATTTTACTCGAGTTCTTTTATACATATGCCCACTATTTCTTAACATGACAGGAAAAATCATGCAGCGACTGCTAAACTTCTGTGGTTCTGACAGAAAATAATCCTGTTGAATATCAACCTCGTATTCTGTAGGAAGCTTTGACATACTTTCTGACTTTCTGTTTCTGTTCTCCAGCTTTGTCAATGGAAAGAAACGAAAGGACAATGTCTTTGAATCTTATGAAACCTGGTTGCTCTACCAATGTAGTTCATTATTTGCAAGAATTTCTACCAGTCTTTCTCTAGAGTGTAGAGGAACAATCATGACCTATAGGAATTCTAGACAATTCGTCGGAGAACTTGCAAACCTGTAGTTTGATACTTCAATTTGTCACTCGCTTTGATTCATTGTCAGAAGCTGTGGATGTGCTGCATAAAAATCTTTTTGTCCATTCCGTAAGAATTTAAGGTTTTTGGACTCATGGTATTAAAGTTATTGAGTACAGCTGTACAGGTCTTTAACTAGGTTTGTGTGAGTGAAAACTTGAGTTTGCCTGTGGTCGTTCATTCCATCTATTTTTGCACTCTACTTGGTAATCATGAATGAAAgttgtttttgaaaaccagTGATCCGTGAAACTACAATTAAGCTAGGATGGTAGTGAGTGTCAATATTAGCACTTAATCACGTTTGTGGTTTACAGGCAGGGTTAATTGAGGAGACTGTAAATGATGCTCTCGACTCAGCACTCGATACAGAGGATATAGAAGAGGAAACTGAAGCAGAAGTTGACAAGGTCTTGACTGCACTTGCCGGAGAGACTGCTGCTGAGCTTCCAGAAGCAGTCAGGAAGCAGAAATTAAAGCAACCAGCAACTGTGGCAGGAGCCGCACGAGAGGTAAAGGGTCTATGGACAACCATTCAAAATCATTTTATGTCTCCATTTTGCCCATAATTTGCTTTGAAAGAAGCTAAGGGTGTGGTTGGAGTTCGTGGAAAGAAGGGGAAAGGAAGGGATGTAGTTGTTTTCCCTCGCCCTTTGTTTGGTCCTTACtaggaaaagagaaaggaaaacagtGTAAGAACAGGTAGCTGGTTGTTATTTTCCTCCGCTTTTTCTTCCTTAATTTGTCCTTTTTTAAAGGGTGAGGGAAAACAAGCGTAGTATTATCtcatctttttctcttcaaaaccaagcatcataatttatttttcttctcactttccttcccttttctatgaaaaaacaaaaaggggaatGAACATTTTCCTcaaacttctcttcttttccttcccaTTGAgcaagttccaaacacaccttGAAGGATGACTTTCTTTACAGGATGAAGCAATAGCCGAGGGTGCTGAAGAAGAGGAAGATCTTGAAGAAATTAGGGCACGACTTGCTAGAGTTAGGTCATAATTTGAGCATCTTCTCCGGTACTCGAGTCTTTACATGGCACTCAACGGAGGGGTCATCACATTCAGCAGGTAAACCCTGGTTTGCCTCTTGAGAAAGAGATGAAAAGCATATGGCTATATTGTACTACTAATTCATACCAAAATCAGCTTCTTTCAAAATATACAAGCTTCATTTGTATATGTATATTCTATAATTCAacttgtagtagtagtagtatttgtGAATGAAGTTCTTTACTTTGCTCccaaacaaaaaatcaacaatatTTTCGTTTCCAAAGTCACCTCAAAGGCACTCTATCTCTGGTGAAGAAAAGAATTGGAGTTAAATCCTTGTGGTTTATATTTACTTTATATCCTTCGCTTATTACTTGGAGAATTGTATAAATAGAGGATATTATAGGGGACGCTAAGGGTAACCATATGACATTTTCACATGATAGTTTAACTAATTacgtacataattttttttttaagtgcgACAACAAAAATCACTTTTGCTGGGTCATAGGGAGATCATAAGGGATGGGATGACACACGTCTGTTTATCTCAAATGGCCCCTCAGCGAAAAAAGCTTAGACCTCCCTCGTGCCTCGAACCACTCAAAATCTCTCTCATTAAATCCTGagataaaatataaatattgaATTTACTGCATTTTAGActagaaaagggagaaaaaaattggtttaacAAATAGAACAGATTTCTCAAATTCTTGACGAGGGAACGGGTTTGAATGATCTAATCGGCACCATAAGAGTCGCAACTGTTTCATAGTTTCCCAAAAATGGGCAAAAATCATTTCTGTTGGGTTGCGGGAGATAAGGAATGACACACTTATGTCTGTTTTGCGATTTGAGGTTTGGGTTTCCACATTGCATTTCTCGTGTATGATTTAGTTATGGATTACACAATCTCATACTACTTTCTGGCATCTGGTACTtagtatttataaaaaaaacaacattttcCCTCCTCCAAATGAttaatttttggacttaaaactCTTTAAAAATGAAACAATTATTATCATTTTCTCCAAAATCCAAGTAGTTATCTCATTAGCTCTCTTTGGCTAAATTAAATTCCCAATCTGCCACTAactgctgatcaaaaaaaaaaaaaactgccacTAACTGTAATTAAATTCCCAATCTGCCACTAACTGTAATTAAATTCCCGGATAATTACTCGTGGGAAGTCAATTGCCATTTGggctctgtttgttttgatgtaaaatgttttaaaatgtaaaaatattttgcatgtaaaatattttttcaaaaaacaaactttaaatttttattttccgatGTTTGGTTAgcatatgaaaaatatttttagaaatcgataaaatagtagagagagagagagagagagagagagagagagagagagagagagagagagagagtttaatGTAGGTCAGGATTGACAATTGAGGAAaaattgagcagtgagaattgcaataGAAGGCAGCAGGTTTATGGAAAAATTGAGCAGTGAAAATTGCAATAGAAGGCAGCAGGtttatttcggaaaataacttacgaaaaaTTTAAGAGTTAGTCATTTTCATCCATTTAATAGAAATACAACAAAATACCGAAATAtgggtaaaacattttacgcccaaacataCATAGCCTTGATAATTAGTTCCACACAACGTGAAATATTCAAATAATTGGGGTACTTATGTAGTATTGGTGATCTCATGCTGATGGAGTACTAGCTCGACCGATGAAACGTGTAATCGAAAGTAATAGCTATATAAATATTACTCCATCATAGTATTGCACATATTATTATCTATATacgaaaggaaataaaatgcgaacgaaaaaaaaaatctatatacGAGAACTATTAATGAATCCTTATCTAGTTGAATTGTACAAGCTCTGAACCATGACATCTCATTACAGAGTGTACAAAGTAATTGGTgagtcttcttttttaaaatgcagGATATCTCGAGCCAGCTTGCACGCATTTCGGACTAAATTCATATAGCTCCTCCTAAAGCCGTTTCACACACTTAGGGGTGGAAGTGGGGTGGCTCCGAGAGTTGTTGGTAAGGAGAATCAAACCTGAGACTTTAGGATGAAACAAACATTTAAGTCTTAGGCCAAGACCACTTGGTTATTTGAATGAACTGATAGCAAAAATTTTGGTTGTCTGCGTCGGAAAATAATGTGGAAAAGCACTACCAAGGTGCATGCGCGGATAGGATTTTATATCTAGAAATCAATTAAAGAACAGataaacaaattaattaaaactAGAAGCAAATTGATAGGATATACTGGCATGCatgtaattaaataaagaaaaacaaattaattcTTTAAACCGATTGTTGACTATTTCTGTGACGATTGgttgattaattaattactgTACACACACTGATACGACCTATTCTTGTCATGAGTGATCTAAATTTCTAAGGACTCTAAATAATTTGCAAGTACAAATTTAACCTGTGGAGGTTGCTTCACGAAACCTATGACTTTACTTTGAAAGGATGCGTCACCCAAAAGAATTTTTCACCGTCACAAGAAATTTTCCACAATGACATGGTAAATTCTCGGCCTAATATTTATGACTTGGAATTAGTATACTTATTATTAAGAGAGGGGCATGCAAAAGTAGAGACAACTTTGCTAAAACCGCGCACAACTCGCACCCACGCTTGCGCCGCTTGGTTTGTGATGCGAGTGCGTGTGAAAGCGTATGTGCCACGCTACAACATGCATGAGAACAACACAACATGTATGAGCTACAACACCATTTTAAGGTCATGAattcttcttttaaaaaaaaaacgttaagGGATTGTAACGTGATCAGAATTGCAGATCGATGTGCATATAGTACGTAGGCTCCGTTCTAGAacgcctttttaaaaaataagtacttatttcacattttcatactcaaaaataatataaataaaaaataattttttaaattttttttgcactgtataaaggatctcgataagatctataaaacaagatccatattgctaaaaaaattatttacgtaaacacattattttttaacttaaaaatgtcttcttaaaaaataattacttaaatCGAGTTCTACGTCCTTCATTTAGTGCGAGCTACTAGcatttttctttcatatatGTCGGTAAAACTGCTACCAAAACTTAAGATGATTAGCTGTCGAAAAAAGTAGTAGGAGAGAAAGTAGGGCGTACGCGGTCATGTGATCTGTTGTTCGATCTGAATGAAGGACGCAGACGTGGACCGAGATCTCCTGTCCGATCCCAATTCGGATAGGGGCCTGTCCCACTCCTCTCGgtcgttgatctcgcaaattAACGGCTATGTGCCGAGCAATTTTTGCTTcaaaaacgacatcgttttggcTCGGCacatctcagccattgatttgcgagatcaacagCCGAGAAGGGTGGGACAGGTTCCTGTCCGGATTGGGGTCGGACAAGGGATCTGGCTCGCGCAGACGTACGTAGTCAGTCTCCGTCGAGTCATCGCCAACCATGCACCGCCCACCTCTTTCCAACTCCAAGCCATCTCATCATAAAAAAAGTAAGAGAGTAGTATATATAGCTTCTGATCACTTTATATTTGAGCTAATTACTACCCTATTTTTTCTACCGTTAAGGGATATTCGGGTTCGTTTACGCCCGCATTTCAACTAATTCTCTTTCTGGTCTAGTCAAAGAAAGGTCATCTACACAAGGAGTAGagaatttagaaaaaattactttcttgcgatCTGATAACAAAAATCGAATTTTAGTCAATTGATTATAACGTGATCAGAATTGCGAATGTGTATATAGTACTTAGTGCGAGCTAGCATTTTTCTTTCAGGCGCTAGTGTAACCTCCCGAAacagacataaaaaaaaatgttattggAGGGATGAAGCTATATAAAAACTGAATTTCGAGAAAGGTCAAAATTAGTCTTACAAAAGTAAGTCGGCCAACatctaaaaaattaacattttcaCACATAGAATATTGTAAAATTATCTTATTAATTACTAGAATTGAAATTACTATGTAACATATGAACAAAAGTGGatatgatttgaattttctGAAAGAATTCTCCTAAAATACCTAGAGGATAGAACAATGTTCAAAGCTTAGAAGAAGAATTAGGCTTGTTTGAAGTCCATATGTGGACTGCAGAGATGCATTCGTTTGGAAGGTTGTGAACCGTCGGATGGTGTTTTTAACGGTCgagatttaaaaaaatcttttccCTGGAAATTTTTTATAAAGTTTGGATCGTTGGATGAAAAGATGAACGGCTGAGATTGGGCTGCATGGACTCTCTACAGTCCAACTGCCATTTCATATGTATTAGCAAATTTTCAAACATACCGTTGAgatattcaaaaattttaaggGACGTCATCGCCACCCTCGGCGCCCTCCTCCCGTATCACTTATTTTTACCCTTATTTGTGAAAAGCGCGGAAATATTAATAGTATACACTCTAGAGCTGTTTCCTATTTTTCATAGGAGTAATTAAGGCTCCGCTtatttcgatgtaaaatatttcttAACAGTTTGCGAGTACATATACAAGCAAGTAGCTACAAGCGCAAAATAAATTGTTTGACAAAAATCCAGAAAACACGACTTTTGCTACAAATTTGCCACCACAAACAGTCCTTAAAAGTTGTTGCGATTAAATTTATTCGTGTACCCAGTTGATTCTTTATGGACgcaccactttttttttggtaacgaAAGAACAGCCGTACAGTCAATCCATTAAATGGACCCAGTTGCGCAGTCCAAACCTCCTGGAGATCTAGCACAGCCACGCCAGTCATGGCTCCTCACTTGTTACAAAGTTTGAACATCTGTCCGAACCACTAAGACAATGCCTGGGTGTGTATGAACATCACATTTTTACTGCGTTCAGCTACTAAATTCTTGGGGGGGAAATGACAAACATGCACAAACAAGAAAATTTTCTATTTAAGTTTGGTGAAAAGGACACGCTTAATTAATCTAATGCGCTAATTAATAATCCTAAACCTCTCTCTAAGGAAAATCAATAATTGGTTTTGTCAAACTCTATCTATGTACGTATCTATCTATCTTTTCTCTATGGCAGTCCAAATTAAACTAGGAATAAAAGGAATGAGCATATGAATGTCGTAACCGATAGGACTCCCCAAATGAATTAATAATCCTGCATGTGGaaaaaattactagtaattaAATACAACCTTAGTTAAGGAGTCAAAACTAGGCATGGTAGGGTTGGTGGGTTGCATAATTATTAGGCTCCAATTGCGTGCGCAATGACTCCATCTTTTTGCAGTATCAACAAAACTACACTAACATTTATGCACACAGTGTCCGCATCTTTGACAGGGGTGCTGAGCGGTTGATCAGGTTGgtcatctcggcaatcgacggCTCAAAAGGGCAAAATTGTACAGACCTGGGGTTGGTGCTGCCCTTCAAAAGGGTCAAGTGTATCAAAAATAAtcttgatcggatatcattaggTGTCTAATTGAAACACATATAACTTTGCAATAATGGATTCCAATGGGTTTGATttagtgtttcggatccatactttttaagataaaaatatttcgattaggcacttaatgatattcgatcgagctgatttttgataTGTATGTTTTACTCGATAAGCTGTACGGAGTGAACGTTTTCAATC contains the following coding sequences:
- the LOC131308503 gene encoding vacuolar protein sorting-associated protein 24 homolog 1-like; its protein translation is MDKMKNMLKPKPSPQQQLRDWQSHLRKECRGIERQIIDIQREEKRVQKAIKDAAKRNDMGSAKALAKEIVRSRRTVNRLYENKAQLNSISMHLGESVAIARTVGHLNKSAEVMKLVNNLMKAPEIAVTMQNFSKEMIKAGLIEETVNDALDSALDTEDIEEETEAEVDKVLTALAGETAAELPEAVRKQKLKQPATVAGAAREDEAIAEGAEEEEDLEEIRARLARVRS
- the LOC131308490 gene encoding uncharacterized protein LOC131308490 → MTPEKILKVSTGEKKVIEEFLVEGDVGDFLDDVLEEESDKIFSDNNPLSFQLEIDWESPPKYDEYPDDEYDICELIIVDGAHVAIQETGRIALPKKNASEASPLSISAASLMDISINQEQGDKECAFDCIPVKELNNLKEPSSVFANGSWVFPSSEIPPIIRCDNPTMINGFSFQDGKVTEDGNWVFYGGAWDGYFLVVASYTNVNRGTKLMGKINLRYKADADNQRRAKLLQAKLEDEFSQAGENDAVRLEEEYHLRHRVA